CCAGTCCTGCCCTGTTCTGCTCTTGTGTAATGGCAGATCCACCACCGGTCACCTTTGGACCTACCAAACGGCACCCTCGGAGCAGGGCTTTGTCACCTTCCCTTGCTGTGTTGTCCTGGGTGTGAGGAAGGTGAGGAAGGCGTCATCCAGGAGCGGAACCCAGCAGTCCCACCACATGCACCCTTCGGGTCTGACACCCTCCTCCCCCTggcccagcagcacccatgggtgctctccTGGCCGCAGGTTTCCCTTGCTAATGAGCGGGTGATGAGATCTGTGCTGCATATCGGGCTGAATCACccacctgccagccctgcagctcacTGGGCTTCATACGTTGCTTTAATTCCTTGGTGTCCCTCGCTCTGGAAATGATCTTTTGTAATGCAAGCTCTTACAGCACGACTGAAACTTCAGCAGGTCTCTCACACACCCTCAGCTCTGCCCGTTTTGCAGTAGGtgtgatttgtttatttttattatttttagtatctttatttttatttcattatttattctattattcccttattatattttattattgttattaatttTTTCTCCCGGGACTTGGTGCAACTTGGGTGCGAGGTTTGCTCCCTGCAGGTCACCGCAGGGCTGTGCTGTTACTGGAGGCATCGAGCCTGTCCCAGTTTGGGGCTCGGGTATCCCCGAGATGGGTGTAGCAAACCTGCCTTATCCATGGCTTTGCTAAATGTCAGTGTCCATCGAAGCTTTGGTGGATCAGTACCTTTCAACTGAGCTGATTCAGGGGTATTTTTTTAGGAGAAataacaaaacaagaagaaatctAGCATCCCAGTGAGAAGTGGCATGTTTTTAGCCGCCTTCCATAAAGAAATGGATCTCGGTCTGTGCACAGGCATCCCCAAAGCTTTTGGGGTGCCTGTCCTGCGGGTGATTAGTTCAGAAAGCAGTGATGGAAAAGGGAGGGTGTTGTTACAAAACTCTTGAAAACAGCCCAGAAGAGAAGAGGGACCCTGTAAGCGCTAGTGCTGGGTGCCATGGCTGCTGGGCACATCTTTGGGGTGACCTGGTTCCCGGCGGGTGTCCCCCGCCAGCACAGAAGAgggtgctgagcagcagcagtgtATTCAGGCTCAGGTCACTGCGCATCCATGCACTGCCCCCTCCTTCCCGCAGCCCCACTCCTTGCTGCGAAACACGCtgttttcctccccaaaaccgcTTTCCCGGAGACTGGGCAGCGTTTGCTCCCGCTCCCCGGCAGAAGCGAAACCTTATCCCCGTCCTCGATGCTCCGCTTGGGTTTCTCAGGGCTATTTCTGGCGCTCAGCTCCTTCTCTTCCAGCGTTTCCACCGCCTTTCTCCATCGTTTTTctgctccttccctccttctctgcCCCCGAGCGCCTACCCCACCGCCCCGCCATGGGTCGCAGAGGCGGATTATTGCCATCGCTTAATCTGCATTCGCcctcctccctgtcctcccctgCTCCTCCCTTCTCCAAATCCCGGCTGCTCGGCCCCGGTGTGCGGTGCCGCACGGTCTGCCCGGCCGCCCCGGCACGGCCACCGCCGGGAGAGCTGCCGCGCCGGCGTGAGTAGGGGGCTGCGGTGGCCGGGGTGACCCCAGAGTGGGAGGCTGGGTGGCTTTGCTGGTGTCCCCGCTGGCTGCGTTCTTCTCGGGTTTtttattggttgttttttttttttttgcctttccaacGCTGCCCTTCCCGTGTCCTTcacctggggctgggggtgcttccCTGTGCTGGGGATGTCACTTGCGTGGCCTTTGCTCTGCAGGGAGATGCCGCTGGAGGATAGAGACCCGGTGaggcagaggggacagcaggtcGATGGCAAGGTCAGCGGTACCCCACAGCCTGAGGGGACAGGGGACGTCCCAGCGCCTGATTGCAGCAGGATGGAGGTGACAGCAAAGGGCTGGGAGCCGGGGCCAGCGCTGGGTGATGGGGACGTGACCCCCGGGGGAGCCCCACGGCAGCAGGAGGAAGCCCTGATGGCCGAGCTCTCAGAGCTGGTGCAGAAGGTggtgaggagcagcagctggtgGGAGCGACACGGCGTGGACATCAGCATCCTCGCCGGCAGCTTCCTCCTGCTCCCGGCAGGTAACTCGGCACAGCTCCCCCCACAAACCGCAgccaagggggttttggggggtcccactgTCTCCTCGTGGCTTTTGCAGTGCTGGAGCTTTGTGCTGGAAGCCTATTAGCAGCTTATTAAGCCCGTAACAAAGCTGCAATAACCCCTTCATCCCATGCCATGGGGCACCCTGACCCCTCTGGAAACCTGTAgtgggtgacagtgacacccaGGGTACAGCCTGGGATGAGGCAATGATGGCacatggggtgaggggacagtgcCTGGGCAGACGAACACAGAGCAGGACAGGGACTGATGTGCCCCATCCGTGTCCTGCCATGGGGCAGGGAAATCCTGGTGGTTTTGGTGACAATGCCCCTGTTCGCGGCAGGTGGAGGGGGGACACGGTTGAGCACGAGGCTCTGGCAATGTGTTTGGAAAGCTGCAGCTAGTACCTCCTCTCGCTTTTGAACTCCTGGGGATGCTGAAATCCTGGCAGGGTCGTATTTGTCCACAGTGGGAtcgcagctggagctgcaggtgggaacCTGGTACCAGCAGTGCCCAGCGCCATCGCAGCTGAATGTGGCCAAACCTTCAGCTCCATGGGGACCATGTCTCATTCAGCTGTGCAGGAGGGAAGCTCTCTGGCTCCGACAGTTTAAATACCTGCAATTGTGTCTGAAAAAACAGGTTTAGGGCAGCGTCTGGCATGTTTGGGTGTAGCAACATGTCAAGTCTGGCTCAGAGGGCTGCAGCATGTGTGGGTGGCCGAGCTCCTGCCCGTCTGGTTTGTCCACAGGGTTCCTGTGCCTGCGGTCAGCCCAGGCCATCCCTTTCCTGGCGGGTGTCCTCACTCTTGGTGTGGTGCATCACACCCTGACTGTGAAGGGCAGCCACCTGGCCAGCCACAACGCCTTGACCGAGTCCAAGTCCTGGGGCAAAGTGTGGGCTGTCTTCTTCATTGAGGTGAGCAGGACAGTGGGGTTTGGGTTGCAGCTCCCCTAAAAGCCTCATCAGTACCTTGCCAGCACCCCAAGCCcttgaagaagaaattatttacaatgagggtggtgaaacgctgccccaggttgcccagagaagtggtggatgccccatccctggagacatcccaggccaggctggatggggctctgagcaacctgagctggtgaagatgtccctgctcatggcaggggtggcatgggatgagctgggaaggtcccttcaacccaaaccattctgtgattcagaaaTAACCACCTGACAACAAGATGGATCCAACATCTCCCCTGGGTGCTGCTTTCTGGGTGCAGAACACCTCCTGTGGGTGCCTTTCCTGTGAGTCCAAGCCAGGCAGAGCCCAACTCCGGTGCTGCTGCTTATGCCATTGcctctcctttctcttccctcccagctctgctcagctTTCACGGTCGAGCAAGCCACCTACAACCACGTGAAGATCCACCATGGCTACACCAATGTCATCGGCCTGGGGGACTCCAGCACCTGGAAGATTCCTTTCCTGAACCGCTACGTCTATATGTTCATTGCGCCTCTTGCAGTGCCCATCCTAACCCCTCTGGTTGCACTGGGTAGGTGTGGTGCTGGGTATGGTGAGCTGgttcctgtccaggtctcaccccACCAAAGGGTCCTGCTTTGTTTGGAGGCATCCCAATCAGCTACACCAGGGCTGCAGCAAAGGCAGGCAATGATGTACATGCATCTGCTGCATCTCTCCTTCCTGGTGGTGCTTGGAAAACACttcacatttttcatattttcctgTGTTGGGTGTTGAAAGTTCTGACAAAAGCCATCATGAGCCTGGAGTGCCCCAAATTTGCTCTCCTTTAATTCAGACCCTTGGGTGTAGCAGCATTCACCATCACATGTAGGTGGTCAGAGCATCACACAGGGAGTGTTTGACTGTGTATGGGGTGGCGGTGTG
The window above is part of the Patagioenas fasciata isolate bPatFas1 chromosome 18, bPatFas1.hap1, whole genome shotgun sequence genome. Proteins encoded here:
- the FADS6 gene encoding fatty acid desaturase 6, translated to MPLEDRDPVRQRGQQVDGKVSGTPQPEGTGDVPAPDCSRMEVTAKGWEPGPALGDGDVTPGGAPRQQEEALMAELSELVQKVVRSSSWWERHGVDISILAGSFLLLPAGFLCLRSAQAIPFLAGVLTLGVVHHTLTVKGSHLASHNALTESKSWGKVWAVFFIELCSAFTVEQATYNHVKIHHGYTNVIGLGDSSTWKIPFLNRYVYMFIAPLAVPILTPLVALDLLRNVEWKAALRTLCCMFLGLYCHYWLLLHVSGFQSPWSALLCMLLTRSLLAHPYIHVNIFQHIGLPMFAADRKPKRIHLMSLGVLNLPRNALLDWSFGHSLISCHVEHHLFPSLSDNMCLKIKPVVSQYLKQKKLPYNEDTYTSRLRLFLRRYEELMVHAPPITELVGIQ